Proteins encoded together in one Pseudoalteromonas xiamenensis window:
- the pstB gene encoding phosphate ABC transporter ATP-binding protein PstB, with protein sequence MITVAPHVNQANGQLKLDLENLSPELTALEIKNLDLYYGEKQALKSINMKIPKGQVTAFIGPSGCGKSTLLRCINRMNDLVDSCRVEGEINLHGQNIYDKRVDVAALRRNVGMVFQRPNPFPKSIYENVIYGLRLQGVKDKRKLDEVVERSLRGAALWDEVKDRLHDSAFGLSGGQQQRLVIARSIAIEPEVLLLDEPTSALDPISTLVIEELINDLKNKYTVVIVTHNMQQAARVSDQTAFMYMGELIEYSDTNTLFTTPVKKKTEDYITGRYG encoded by the coding sequence ATGATTACAGTCGCGCCTCACGTTAATCAGGCAAACGGTCAGTTAAAGCTTGATTTAGAAAATCTAAGCCCAGAGCTTACTGCACTAGAGATCAAAAACCTCGATCTTTACTACGGTGAAAAGCAAGCGCTGAAAAGCATTAATATGAAAATCCCAAAAGGCCAAGTGACCGCGTTTATCGGTCCTTCCGGTTGTGGTAAATCAACACTACTCCGTTGTATTAACCGTATGAACGACCTTGTTGATTCATGCCGTGTAGAAGGTGAAATTAACCTTCACGGTCAAAACATTTATGACAAACGCGTTGACGTAGCGGCACTGCGTCGTAACGTTGGTATGGTGTTTCAGCGTCCAAACCCATTTCCGAAGTCAATTTATGAAAACGTCATCTATGGACTTCGTCTTCAAGGCGTTAAAGATAAACGTAAATTAGACGAAGTCGTTGAGCGTTCACTGCGTGGTGCAGCGCTTTGGGATGAAGTAAAAGACAGACTTCATGATAGTGCCTTTGGTTTATCCGGTGGTCAGCAACAACGTCTTGTTATTGCTCGTTCTATAGCGATTGAACCGGAAGTGCTATTATTAGATGAGCCGACATCAGCACTTGACCCTATCTCAACGCTGGTGATCGAAGAGCTGATCAATGACCTGAAAAATAAATACACTGTTGTAATCGTTACGCATAACATGCAGCAGGCGGCACGTGTGTCGGATCAAACCGCGTTCATGTACATGGGCGAGCTAATTGAGTATTCCGACACTAACACGTTATTCACTACGCCTGTTAAGAAGAAAACGGAAGATTACATTACGGGTCGTTACGGTTAA
- a CDS encoding inorganic phosphate transporter has product MDIIASYGSVLVIIAALVGFFMAYGIGANDVANAMGTSVGSKALTIKQAILIAMVFEFAGAYLAGGEVTSTIRKGIIDATPFMDLPELMVLGMISALFAAGVWLLLASYLGWSVSTTHSIIGAIIGFALVAVGSEAIQWGKVTGIVGSWIVTPAISGFIAYLVFMSAQKLIFDTDEPLKNAKRFVPVYMGLAGFVMALVTIKKGLKHVGLQVGNVEGFALAIAIAVVVGIIGKIAIGRLNIDPSADKKMQFNNVEKVFAVLMVMTACCMAFAHGSNDVANAIGPLAAVVSIVEHNGEIAKKAALAWWILPLGGFGIVAGLAILGKRVIKTIGEGITHLTPSRGFAAELAAASTVVIASGTGLPISTTQTLVGAVLGVGMARGIAALNMGVVRNIVVSWVITLPVGAALSIVIFYILRLAFGV; this is encoded by the coding sequence ATGGATATCATTGCATCCTACGGCTCTGTGCTGGTTATTATTGCCGCGCTTGTGGGCTTTTTCATGGCTTACGGTATCGGTGCTAACGACGTTGCAAATGCGATGGGTACATCTGTAGGCTCAAAAGCGCTTACAATTAAACAAGCTATCCTCATCGCGATGGTTTTTGAATTCGCTGGTGCTTATCTTGCTGGTGGTGAAGTAACTTCAACTATCCGTAAAGGCATCATTGATGCGACACCATTCATGGACTTACCAGAGCTCATGGTACTTGGTATGATCTCGGCGCTATTTGCCGCTGGTGTCTGGTTATTACTTGCTTCATATCTTGGTTGGTCGGTGTCAACTACACACTCAATCATCGGTGCTATCATTGGTTTCGCGTTAGTTGCAGTAGGCAGCGAAGCAATTCAATGGGGTAAAGTAACGGGTATCGTAGGTAGTTGGATTGTCACACCTGCCATTTCTGGCTTTATTGCGTACCTTGTATTCATGAGTGCACAGAAATTAATTTTTGATACGGATGAGCCGCTTAAAAATGCGAAACGTTTTGTTCCAGTGTATATGGGCTTAGCGGGTTTTGTAATGGCGCTAGTGACTATCAAAAAAGGACTTAAGCACGTGGGATTACAAGTTGGCAATGTAGAAGGTTTTGCATTGGCAATTGCAATCGCTGTGGTTGTGGGCATCATAGGTAAAATAGCAATTGGTCGCTTGAACATTGACCCATCTGCAGATAAAAAGATGCAGTTCAACAACGTTGAAAAAGTGTTCGCCGTTCTGATGGTAATGACAGCATGTTGTATGGCTTTCGCACATGGTTCGAACGACGTTGCAAACGCGATTGGTCCACTTGCTGCGGTTGTGAGCATCGTTGAACACAATGGTGAAATTGCGAAGAAAGCGGCACTAGCGTGGTGGATTCTACCACTTGGTGGTTTTGGTATCGTTGCGGGTCTTGCTATCCTTGGTAAGCGCGTAATCAAAACAATCGGTGAAGGCATTACACATTTAACGCCAAGTCGTGGCTTTGCTGCAGAACTAGCAGCGGCTTCAACAGTAGTTATTGCTTCAGGTACGGGTCTACCAATTTCAACTACGCAAACGTTAGTTGGTGCGGTACTCGGTGTGGGTATGGCGCGTGGTATTGCGGCTCTGAACATGGGTGTTGTAAGAAATATCGTTGTTTCTTGGGTAATTACCTTGCCAGTTGGCGCTGCACTCTCTATTGTTATATTCTACATCCTACGCTTAGCATTCGGCGTTTAA
- a CDS encoding TIGR00153 family protein, with the protein MPTNAFLGVFAKSPIKPIEEHIKIVHQASETLVPFFEHAFKGEWKEAAEYQQTIRNLEREADELKRVVRLTLPRGLFMPVERTDLLELITHQDKIANKAKDIAGRVIGRELPIPAAIQEDFLAYVKRCVDATKQASEAINELDELLETGFRGREVTFVEKMLVELDAIEQDTDDMQIKIRRELHAIEGQLNPIDAMFLYKIIEWVGTLADQAERVGSRLELMLAR; encoded by the coding sequence ATGCCTACAAATGCGTTTTTAGGAGTATTTGCAAAATCTCCTATTAAACCAATCGAAGAGCATATCAAAATTGTGCACCAAGCGTCTGAGACCTTGGTTCCATTTTTTGAACATGCCTTCAAAGGTGAGTGGAAAGAGGCTGCTGAATATCAGCAGACAATTCGTAATCTAGAGCGTGAAGCCGATGAGCTTAAGCGAGTCGTGCGTTTAACGTTACCTCGTGGCTTGTTTATGCCTGTAGAAAGAACGGATTTGCTCGAACTAATTACGCACCAGGATAAAATTGCGAATAAGGCGAAAGACATCGCAGGTCGTGTAATCGGCCGTGAACTGCCTATTCCTGCTGCAATTCAAGAAGATTTCCTTGCTTATGTGAAGCGTTGCGTTGACGCAACGAAACAAGCATCAGAAGCTATTAACGAGTTAGACGAACTATTGGAAACCGGTTTCCGTGGTCGTGAAGTCACTTTCGTTGAGAAAATGCTTGTTGAGCTTGACGCAATTGAGCAAGACACGGACGACATGCAAATCAAAATTCGTCGTGAACTTCATGCCATTGAAGGCCAATTAAACCCCATCGATGCTATGTTCCTATATAAAATCATCGAATGGGTTGGGACGCTTGCTGATCAGGCTGAGCGTGTTGGTTCAAGACTAGAGTTGATGTTAGCGCGCTAA
- a CDS encoding RNA polymerase sigma factor, with amino-acid sequence MIFSTEAGLIKKAQAGHKQAWLTLVTRYEKQVFNHCLRMVGHREDACDLMQEVFVSVFTALPQFAGDSQFSTWLYKITHARCVDFFRRKKPLEIIDEEQHDLGAEQSLVIDATNREVYSALQQLPIEQRQIVELKFFQHLTFEEIADITDLSTNTIKTRLYSALKKMKNQLEVVHG; translated from the coding sequence GTGATTTTTTCAACGGAAGCAGGGCTAATCAAAAAAGCACAAGCTGGACATAAGCAAGCATGGCTTACTTTGGTTACGCGTTATGAAAAGCAGGTGTTCAATCATTGCCTACGTATGGTGGGACATCGTGAAGACGCGTGTGACTTAATGCAGGAGGTGTTTGTAAGCGTGTTTACTGCTTTGCCTCAATTTGCAGGGGATAGTCAATTTTCAACGTGGTTGTACAAAATTACCCATGCGCGCTGCGTTGATTTTTTTAGACGCAAGAAACCGCTTGAAATCATCGATGAAGAGCAACATGACTTAGGTGCAGAGCAGTCGCTGGTGATTGATGCAACGAACAGAGAAGTGTATTCAGCCCTACAGCAATTGCCGATAGAGCAAAGACAGATTGTTGAACTTAAATTTTTCCAACATCTTACGTTTGAAGAGATTGCCGACATAACGGATCTGAGTACGAACACCATTAAAACGAGGCTCTATAGCGCGCTGAAGAAGATGAAAAATCAATTAGAGGTGGTTCATGGCTAG
- a CDS encoding hydrogen peroxide-inducible genes activator: MTNLPSIKQLQYLIAVHQYQHFGKAATACFIGQSTLSSAIQNLEEILGCQLIERENRSLMFTDIGEEVVERARKIIDDTMSIKELTRSFKHPLSGKLTLGVIPTIASFIAAPLYQYCKQVFPDLNFVLVEDTSDNLLDKLEHGHVDMALLALPYRTDRFHTQILAQDRFSLVHHKDYDAAKAVVDFNELPEHSVFLLEREHCMTGHALSACHLNRSECINPFEASNLHTLLSMVEYQNGVTFLPQMAINAGILAGKDMVVKPSQGDAYRDIGLIWRKTTGRIRDFRLFSDKVGEFVQTRCESK, translated from the coding sequence GTGACAAACCTACCTAGTATCAAACAACTTCAATATTTAATCGCAGTTCACCAATACCAACATTTTGGTAAGGCGGCAACCGCGTGTTTTATTGGCCAATCAACATTGAGTAGTGCCATTCAAAATTTGGAAGAGATCCTAGGTTGTCAGTTAATTGAGCGTGAAAATCGTAGTTTGATGTTCACGGATATTGGTGAAGAGGTTGTTGAGCGAGCAAGAAAGATTATTGATGACACCATGAGCATCAAAGAGCTGACTCGCAGTTTCAAGCATCCGTTAAGTGGTAAGTTAACGCTCGGTGTGATTCCGACAATTGCGTCGTTTATTGCTGCACCGTTATATCAGTATTGTAAGCAGGTTTTTCCTGATCTTAACTTTGTCTTGGTTGAAGACACCAGCGACAATCTACTCGACAAGCTCGAACATGGTCACGTTGACATGGCGTTACTTGCACTGCCTTATCGTACCGACCGATTCCACACTCAAATATTGGCTCAAGATCGTTTTTCTTTAGTGCACCACAAAGATTACGATGCGGCAAAAGCGGTAGTTGATTTCAACGAGCTTCCTGAGCACAGTGTCTTTTTATTGGAACGAGAACATTGTATGACAGGTCATGCTTTGAGTGCGTGTCACTTGAATCGTAGTGAATGCATCAATCCTTTTGAAGCATCGAATTTACACACGTTGCTTAGCATGGTTGAATATCAAAATGGTGTGACGTTCTTACCGCAAATGGCAATCAATGCGGGAATCCTTGCTGGCAAAGATATGGTTGTAAAACCTTCACAAGGTGATGCATACCGAGATATAGGCCTAATATGGCGCAAGACAACAGGCCGTATTCGTGATTTTCGTTTATTCAGTGATAAGGTCGGAGAATTCGTCCAAACACGCTGTGAAAGTAAATAG
- the phoU gene encoding phosphate signaling complex protein PhoU — translation MEHNISKHISGRFNEELENVRNHVLSMGGLVEQQLNLALEAIAENDADKARKVSETDYRVNAMEVQIDEECTRIIAKRQPAASDLRLVVAIAKTIADLERIGDEAERIGKVALDSFTKDQQDLLVNLENMGRQVSKMLHDVLDSFARMDARRAFEVHKEDVKIDREYEALTRQIMTYMMEDPRSIPKIMDLIWSVRSLERIGDRCQNIAEYVIYFVNGKDIRHTSQEDIEKSL, via the coding sequence ATGGAACACAACATTAGTAAACATATTTCTGGACGCTTCAACGAAGAGCTTGAAAACGTTCGTAACCATGTACTGAGCATGGGTGGTTTAGTTGAGCAGCAATTAAACTTAGCACTTGAAGCAATCGCTGAAAACGACGCGGATAAAGCAAGAAAAGTCAGTGAAACAGACTATCGCGTTAATGCGATGGAAGTGCAAATTGATGAAGAATGTACGCGTATTATTGCGAAACGTCAGCCAGCAGCCAGTGACTTACGGTTGGTTGTTGCGATTGCGAAGACAATTGCTGATTTAGAACGAATTGGTGATGAAGCAGAGCGTATCGGTAAAGTGGCACTCGATTCATTCACGAAAGACCAGCAGGATTTGTTGGTCAATCTTGAAAACATGGGTCGCCAAGTATCAAAAATGCTTCATGACGTACTTGATTCATTCGCGCGTATGGACGCACGTCGAGCATTCGAAGTGCATAAAGAAGACGTAAAGATTGACCGCGAATATGAAGCGTTGACGCGTCAAATCATGACTTACATGATGGAAGATCCTCGTTCAATTCCAAAAATTATGGATTTGATTTGGTCTGTTCGCTCGTTAGAGCGCATCGGTGATCGTTGTCAAAATATCGCAGAATACGTGATTTATTTTGTAAACGGCAAAGATATTCGTCATACATCTCAAGAAGATATCGAAAAAAGTCTGTGA